In Halopseudomonas xinjiangensis, a single genomic region encodes these proteins:
- a CDS encoding DUF2788 domain-containing protein: MPVMLLGLVAFMGFIVWDLAKKSQAGRWGTAVLFFGLGLGVAAFIIKEVVIIFLD, encoded by the coding sequence ATGCCGGTGATGCTGCTCGGCCTGGTCGCTTTCATGGGTTTCATCGTCTGGGACCTGGCCAAGAAATCACAGGCTGGCCGCTGGGGCACCGCTGTGCTGTTCTTTGGCCTGGGCCTGGGCGTGGCTGCCTTCATCATCAAGGAAGTCGTCATTATTTTCCTCGACTGA